Proteins encoded by one window of Toxotes jaculatrix isolate fToxJac2 chromosome 22, fToxJac2.pri, whole genome shotgun sequence:
- the LOC121176514 gene encoding protein phosphatase 1H-like, whose protein sequence is MLTRVKSAVAGFMGGIMAGGSSGGGGNPGSDLPLKFPYMRPEFLGLSPDEIECSADHIARPILILKETRRLPWATGYAEVINAGKSALNEDQACCEVVVARRRPMSYCPPSTPSKTPTAKRRNSLPNGEGLGLRMDHSKLGEDSEGLVFHYWALFDGHAGSGAAVVASRLLQHHIACQLQAVIEILRNLASLPPTVLGEEPDNNPFLQGNTPGPHRALTRAASLRGAAGAPGSPCSTPPPPRFFTEKKIQHESLVIGAIENAFKEMDAQIERDKQLYNITGGCTALTVVYLLGKLYVGNAGDSRAIIIRNNEIVPMSTEFTPESERQRLQFLGFMQPHLLGNEFTHLEFPRRVQRKEVGKRMLYRDFTMNGWAYKTIEDEDLKFPLIYGEGKKARVLATIGVTRGLGDHDLKVHDSNIYIKPFLSCCPEVRVYNLMHYEHGADDVLVMGTDGLWDVLSNQEVAEAVTTFLANCDPDDLHRYTMAAQDLVMRARGVLRDRGWRITNERLGSGDDISVFIIPLMYGNRQP, encoded by the exons ATGCTCACCCGGGTCAAGTCCGCCGTGGCCGGATTCATGGGCGGAATCATGGCCGGGGGTAGCTCAGGCGGAGGGGGCAACCCTGGTTCCGACCTGCCGCTGAAATTCCCATATATGAGACCCGAGTTCCTTGGCCTGTCCCCGGATGAGATCGAGTGCTCCGCGGACCACATAGCCCGGCCCATTCTCATCCTGAAGGAAACCAGGAGATTACCCTGGGCCACGGGATATGCTGA GGTGATTAATGCTGGTAAGAGCGCTCTGAACGAGGACCAGGCATGCTGCGAGGTAGTGGTGGCCAGGAGGAGGCCGATGAGCTACTGCCCTCCCTCCACACCCAGCAAGACCCCCACCGCCAAGAGACGCAACTCATTGCCCAACGGAGAGGGCCTCGGGCTCCGAATGGATCACAGCAAGCTGGGAGAG GACAGTGAAGGACTTGTGTTCCACTACTGGGCCTTGTTTGATGGTCACGCTGGATCAGGTGCAGCTGTTGTTGCCTCCCGCCTGCTGCAGCACCACATCGCCTGCCAGCTTCAGGCCGTGATCGAGATCTTGCGCAACCTGGCCTCCCTACCTCCCACTGTGCTCGGGGAAGAGCCCGACAACAATCCTTTCCTCCAGGGAAACACCCCAGGCCCTCACCGTGCCCTGACCCGGGCCGCTTCGCTGCGTGGGGCCGCAGGTGCGCCTGGTTCTCCGTGCAGCACCCCGCCGCCACCTCGCTtcttcacagagaaaaagatcCAGCACGAGAGCCTGGTGATAGGAGCCATAGAGAACGCCTTCAAAGAGatg gATGCCCAGATTGAGAGGGACAAGCAGCTGTATAACATCACAGGAGGATGTACGGCTCTCACCGTGGTTTACCTGCTTGGAAAACTATACGTTGGGAATGCAGGTGACAGTAG GGCTATCATTATTAGGAACAACGAGATTGTTCCCATGTCAACAGAGTTCACACCAGAATCAGAGCGGCAGCGACTCCAGTTCCTG GGTTTCATGCAGCCTCACCTGTTAGGAAATGAGTTCACACACCTGGAATTTCCCCGGAGAGTTCAGAGGAAGGAGGTGGGCAAGAGGATGCTCTACCGAGACTTCACCATGAACGGATG GGCATACAAGACGATTGAAGATGAAGATCTCAAGTTTCCACTTATATACGGTGAAGGGAAAAag GCTCGGGTGTTGGCCACCATCGGTGTGACCCGAGGACTCGGTGACCACGACCTCAAAGTTCACGACTCCAACATCTACATCAAGCCGTTCCTTTCCTGCTGCCCTGAG GTGAGGGTGTATAACCTGATGCATTATGAGCATGGAGCTGATGATGTTCTGGTGATGGGAACAGACGGGCTGTGGGACGTCCTCTCCAACCAAGAAGTAGCTGAGGCAGTCACTACTTTTCTAGCCAACTGTGACCCTGATGACCTTCACAG ATATACGATGGCAGCACAGGACCTGGTGATGCGAGCCCGTGGCGTGCTGAGGGACAGAGGCTGGAGAATCACCAATGAGCGCCTGGGCTCTGGAGATGACATCTCAGTCTTCATCATACCCCTGATGTACGGCAATCGTCAGCCCTGA
- the LOC121176223 gene encoding ubiquitin carboxyl-terminal hydrolase 15-like isoform X4: MFVKHCKVEVYLTELKLCEDSNMDNVITRRFSKADTIDMIEKEMRKLFSIPDEKETRLWNRYMSNTFEPLNKPDSTIQDAGLYQGQVLVIEQKNEDGTWPRGSTAPKSSGASNLSALPKISPSSLTNNHNSSFSSRNVKNLSYSLPSYHPCSNSYDYSDQSRQSERSGLCGLSNLGNTCFMNSAVQCLSNIPPLTEYFLKDKYTDELNEDNPLGMKGEIARAYAELIKQLWSGKYSYVTPRPFKTQVGRFAPQFSGYQQQDSHELLAFLLDGLHEDLNRIRKKPYIQLKDANGRPDKVVAEEAWENHIKRNDSIIVDIFHGLFKSTLVCPVCSKVSVTFDPFCYLTLPLPMKKERTLEVYLVRLDPMAKPTQYKLTVPKVGYISDLCTSLSSLSGVPAEKMIVTDIYNHRFHRIFATNENLSSIMERDDIYVFEVAVNRVEDTDHVVIPVHLREKYKQSGYNHTSTPLFGQPFLIAVPRTLNEDKLYNMLLLRLCRFVRSPVEEDEEDCEETQPSKQHTVNGNATNGLLEEGSPSEMETDEQDDESSQDQELPSENDNSQSEDSVGGDNELENGVVGPQISTKGQQTAEHNRKRLFTFQFNNMGKTDFSLIKEDTRQIRFDEGHLRLSDRSYLSLDWEPEIKKKYFDETVVEDFDKHESMEYKPQKKAFFKLKDCIELFTTKEKLGAEDPWYCPNCKQHQQATKKLDLWSLPPVLVVHLKRFSYSRYMRDKLDSLVDFPLRDLDMSEFLINPNAGPCRYDLIAVSNHYGGMGGGHYTAYAKNKDDGKWYNFDDSSVSPASEDQIVSKAGYVLFYQRQDTVKGTGYFALDREEEEEEEEEEEGEEEEDENEDEERQEKKTASSTHGASSAATAAAAAAQNVEEDVNENRRRKNDNEQEDEEEEEEDDEEEEEEEDEEQAPNRDVAMKTN; the protein is encoded by the exons ATGTTTGTGAAGCACTGCAAGGTGGAGGTGTACCTGACGGAGCTGAAGCTCTGTGAAGACAGCAACATGGACAATGTGATCACCAGACGTTTCAGTAAAGCTGACACAATAG ATATGAtagagaaggagatgaggaagCTGTTCAGCATTCCTGATGAGAAGGAGACCAGGCTGTGGAACAGGTACATGAGCAACACCTTTGAGCCTCTCAACAAACCTGACAGCACCATTCAAGACGCCGGCCTCTACCAAGGACAG GTTCTTGTAATAGAGCAGAAGAATGAGGATGGCACATGGCCCCGAGGCTCCACGGCACCCAA GTCATCTGGTGCTTCCAATCTCTCTGCTTTGCCAAAGATCTCGCCTTCATCTCTCACAAACAATCataacagcagcttcagcagcaggaa TGTGAAGAATTTGAGCTACAGTCTGCCGTCCTACCACCCCTGCAGCAACAGCTATGACTACTCAGACCAGAGCAGGCAGAGTGAGCGCTCGGGCCTCTGTGGACTCTCCAACCTGGGCAACACCTGCTTCATGAACTCTGCTGTGCAG TGTTTAAGCAATATCCCTCCGCTGACGGAGTACTTCCTCAAAGACAAGTACACAGACGAGCTGAATGAGGACAACCCGCTGGGCATGAAAGGGGAGATTGCCAGAGCCTACGCCGAGCTTATCAAGCAGCTGTGGTCGGGCAAATACAGCTACGTAACCCCAAGGCCTTTCAAG ACCCAGGTGGGCCGCTTCGCCCCCCAGTTCTCGGGCTACCAGCAGCAGGACTCTCATGAGCTGTTGGCCTTCCTCCTGGACGGCCTTCACGAGGACTTGAACCGCATCAGGAAGAAGCCCTACATCCAGCTAAAGGACGCTAACGGCAGGCCTGATAAG GTGGTGGCGGAGGAAGCGTGGGAGAACCACATCAAGAGAAACGACTCCATCATTGTGGACATCTTCCACGGCCTTTTCAAGTCCACCCTGGTGTGTCCTGTGTGCTCCAAGGTCTCTGTGACCTTCGATCCTTTCTGCTATCTGACCCTGCCACTTCCCATGAAGAAGGAGCGGACACTGGAGGTCTATCTAGTCAGACTGGACCCTATGGCCAAACCCACACAG tacAAGCTGACTGTGCCGAAGGTGGGCTACATCTCTGACCTGTGTACCTCCCTCTCCAGCCTGTCTGGGGTTCCTGCTGAGAAG ATGATCGTAACTGACATCTACAACCACCGTTTCCACCGGATCTTCGCCACCAACGAGAACCTCAGCAGCATCATGGAGAGAGATGATATCTACGT ATTTGAGGTGGCGGTGAACAGGGTGGAGGACACAGACCACGTAGTGATCCCAGTGCACCTGAGGGAGAAGTACAAACAGTCGGGCTACAACCACACCAGCACGCCGCTGTTCGGACAGCCCTTCCTCATCGCAGTACCCAGAACCCTCAACGAAGACAAACTCTACAACATGCTGCTTCTGCGCCTCTG CCGGTTTGTGCGGTCTCCGgtagaggaggatgaggaggactgTGAAGAGACACAGCCGTCCAAACAACACACTGTCAATGGTAATGCCACTAACGGACTGCTGGAGGAGGGGTCACCAA GTGAGATGGAGACCGATGAGCAGGACGATGAGTCCAGTCAGGATCAGGAGCTGCCCTCTGAGAACgacaacagccaatcagaggactCTGTGGGCGGGGACAACGAACTGGAGAACGGCGTGGTCGGTCCACAGATCTCCACCAAAGGCCAGCAGACGGCCGAGCACAACAGAAAGAGACTTTTTACATTCCAGTTCAATAACATGGGCAAAACGGACTTCTCGCTCATCAAGGAGGACACCAGGCAGATCCGCTTTGACGAGGGACACCTCCGACTCAGTG ACCGCTCTTATCTGTCCTTGGACTGGGAACCAGAGATCAAGAAGAAGTACTTTGACGAGACCGTTGTCGAG GACTTTGACAAGCATGAGAGCATGGAGTACAAGCCTCAGAAGAAGGCTTTCTTTAAGCTGAAGGACTGCATCGAGCTGTTCACCACAAAGGAGAAACTGGGAGCGGAGGACCCATG GTATTGTCCAAACTGTAAGCAGCACCAACAGGCCACTAAGAAGCTGGACCTGTGGTCTTTGCCGCCGGTGCTCGTGGTCCATCTGAAACGTTTCTCTTATAGCCGCTACATGAGGGATAAACTGGACTCCCTTGTTGATTTCCcactcag aGATCTGGACATGTCTGAGTTCCTGATCAACCCCAACGCTGGGCCGTGCCGCTACGACCTCATTGCTGTTTCCAACCACTATGGCGGAATGGGAGGAGGCCACT ATACTGCTTATGCTAAAAACAAAGACGATGGGAAGTGGTACAACTTTGATGACAGCAGTGTGTCTCCTGCCAGCGAAGATCAGATAGTG tcCAAAGCAGGCTACGTGTTGTTCTACCAGCGGCAGGACACGGTGAAAGGCACGGGCTACTTCGCTCTGGAccgtgaggaggaagaggaggaggaggaggaagaggagggtgaggaggaggaggacgagaaTGAGGACgaggagagacaggagaaaaagaCCGCCTCCTCCACTCATGGTGCCTCGTCGGCCGctaccgctgctgccgccgctgctcAGAACGTTGAGGAGGACGTGAACGAGAACCGGCGCAGGAAGAATGACAACGAGcaggaagacgaggaggaggaagaggaagatgatgaggaagaggaagaggaggaggacgaggaacAGGCGCCCAATCGAGATGTCGCCATGAAAACCAACTGA
- the LOC121176223 gene encoding ubiquitin carboxyl-terminal hydrolase 15-like isoform X5, whose product MLLCCWWCLRPEAVELESRRVDHRVLNCEATASTAITSVSLDQWEPETTNTGLQPPQSVKNLSYSLPSYHPCSNSYDYSDQSRQSERSGLCGLSNLGNTCFMNSAVQCLSNIPPLTEYFLKDKYTDELNEDNPLGMKGEIARAYAELIKQLWSGKYSYVTPRPFKTQVGRFAPQFSGYQQQDSHELLAFLLDGLHEDLNRIRKKPYIQLKDANGRPDKVVAEEAWENHIKRNDSIIVDIFHGLFKSTLVCPVCSKVSVTFDPFCYLTLPLPMKKERTLEVYLVRLDPMAKPTQYKLTVPKVGYISDLCTSLSSLSGVPAEKMIVTDIYNHRFHRIFATNENLSSIMERDDIYVFEVAVNRVEDTDHVVIPVHLREKYKQSGYNHTSTPLFGQPFLIAVPRTLNEDKLYNMLLLRLCRFVRSPVEEDEEDCEETQPSKQHTVNGNATNGLLEEGSPSEMETDEQDDESSQDQELPSENDNSQSEDSVGGDNELENGVVGPQISTKGQQTAEHNRKRLFTFQFNNMGKTDFSLIKEDTRQIRFDEGHLRLSDRSYLSLDWEPEIKKKYFDETVVEDFDKHESMEYKPQKKAFFKLKDCIELFTTKEKLGAEDPWYCPNCKQHQQATKKLDLWSLPPVLVVHLKRFSYSRYMRDKLDSLVDFPLRDLDMSEFLINPNAGPCRYDLIAVSNHYGGMGGGHYTAYAKNKDDGKWYNFDDSSVSPASEDQIVSKAGYVLFYQRQDTVKGTGYFALDREEEEEEEEEEEGEEEEDENEDEERQEKKTASSTHGASSAATAAAAAAQNVEEDVNENRRRKNDNEQEDEEEEEEDDEEEEEEEDEEQAPNRDVAMKTN is encoded by the exons ATGCTCCTGTGTTGCTGGTGGTGCCTGAGGCCTGAGGCGGTGGAGCTGGAAAGCAGAAGGGTGGACCACCGTGTGTTGAACTGCGAGGCCACTGCTTCCACCGCCATCACATCTGTTTCTCTTGACCAGTGGGAGCCAGAAACGACCAACACTGGCTTGCAGCCACCCCAGAG TGTGAAGAATTTGAGCTACAGTCTGCCGTCCTACCACCCCTGCAGCAACAGCTATGACTACTCAGACCAGAGCAGGCAGAGTGAGCGCTCGGGCCTCTGTGGACTCTCCAACCTGGGCAACACCTGCTTCATGAACTCTGCTGTGCAG TGTTTAAGCAATATCCCTCCGCTGACGGAGTACTTCCTCAAAGACAAGTACACAGACGAGCTGAATGAGGACAACCCGCTGGGCATGAAAGGGGAGATTGCCAGAGCCTACGCCGAGCTTATCAAGCAGCTGTGGTCGGGCAAATACAGCTACGTAACCCCAAGGCCTTTCAAG ACCCAGGTGGGCCGCTTCGCCCCCCAGTTCTCGGGCTACCAGCAGCAGGACTCTCATGAGCTGTTGGCCTTCCTCCTGGACGGCCTTCACGAGGACTTGAACCGCATCAGGAAGAAGCCCTACATCCAGCTAAAGGACGCTAACGGCAGGCCTGATAAG GTGGTGGCGGAGGAAGCGTGGGAGAACCACATCAAGAGAAACGACTCCATCATTGTGGACATCTTCCACGGCCTTTTCAAGTCCACCCTGGTGTGTCCTGTGTGCTCCAAGGTCTCTGTGACCTTCGATCCTTTCTGCTATCTGACCCTGCCACTTCCCATGAAGAAGGAGCGGACACTGGAGGTCTATCTAGTCAGACTGGACCCTATGGCCAAACCCACACAG tacAAGCTGACTGTGCCGAAGGTGGGCTACATCTCTGACCTGTGTACCTCCCTCTCCAGCCTGTCTGGGGTTCCTGCTGAGAAG ATGATCGTAACTGACATCTACAACCACCGTTTCCACCGGATCTTCGCCACCAACGAGAACCTCAGCAGCATCATGGAGAGAGATGATATCTACGT ATTTGAGGTGGCGGTGAACAGGGTGGAGGACACAGACCACGTAGTGATCCCAGTGCACCTGAGGGAGAAGTACAAACAGTCGGGCTACAACCACACCAGCACGCCGCTGTTCGGACAGCCCTTCCTCATCGCAGTACCCAGAACCCTCAACGAAGACAAACTCTACAACATGCTGCTTCTGCGCCTCTG CCGGTTTGTGCGGTCTCCGgtagaggaggatgaggaggactgTGAAGAGACACAGCCGTCCAAACAACACACTGTCAATGGTAATGCCACTAACGGACTGCTGGAGGAGGGGTCACCAA GTGAGATGGAGACCGATGAGCAGGACGATGAGTCCAGTCAGGATCAGGAGCTGCCCTCTGAGAACgacaacagccaatcagaggactCTGTGGGCGGGGACAACGAACTGGAGAACGGCGTGGTCGGTCCACAGATCTCCACCAAAGGCCAGCAGACGGCCGAGCACAACAGAAAGAGACTTTTTACATTCCAGTTCAATAACATGGGCAAAACGGACTTCTCGCTCATCAAGGAGGACACCAGGCAGATCCGCTTTGACGAGGGACACCTCCGACTCAGTG ACCGCTCTTATCTGTCCTTGGACTGGGAACCAGAGATCAAGAAGAAGTACTTTGACGAGACCGTTGTCGAG GACTTTGACAAGCATGAGAGCATGGAGTACAAGCCTCAGAAGAAGGCTTTCTTTAAGCTGAAGGACTGCATCGAGCTGTTCACCACAAAGGAGAAACTGGGAGCGGAGGACCCATG GTATTGTCCAAACTGTAAGCAGCACCAACAGGCCACTAAGAAGCTGGACCTGTGGTCTTTGCCGCCGGTGCTCGTGGTCCATCTGAAACGTTTCTCTTATAGCCGCTACATGAGGGATAAACTGGACTCCCTTGTTGATTTCCcactcag aGATCTGGACATGTCTGAGTTCCTGATCAACCCCAACGCTGGGCCGTGCCGCTACGACCTCATTGCTGTTTCCAACCACTATGGCGGAATGGGAGGAGGCCACT ATACTGCTTATGCTAAAAACAAAGACGATGGGAAGTGGTACAACTTTGATGACAGCAGTGTGTCTCCTGCCAGCGAAGATCAGATAGTG tcCAAAGCAGGCTACGTGTTGTTCTACCAGCGGCAGGACACGGTGAAAGGCACGGGCTACTTCGCTCTGGAccgtgaggaggaagaggaggaggaggaggaagaggagggtgaggaggaggaggacgagaaTGAGGACgaggagagacaggagaaaaagaCCGCCTCCTCCACTCATGGTGCCTCGTCGGCCGctaccgctgctgccgccgctgctcAGAACGTTGAGGAGGACGTGAACGAGAACCGGCGCAGGAAGAATGACAACGAGcaggaagacgaggaggaggaagaggaagatgatgaggaagaggaagaggaggaggacgaggaacAGGCGCCCAATCGAGATGTCGCCATGAAAACCAACTGA
- the LOC121176223 gene encoding ubiquitin carboxyl-terminal hydrolase 15-like isoform X3: MQEVVEQGMFVKHCKVEVYLTELKLCEDSNMDNVITRRFSKADTIDMIEKEMRKLFSIPDEKETRLWNRYMSNTFEPLNKPDSTIQDAGLYQGQVLVIEQKNEDGTWPRGSTAPKSSGASNLSALPKISPSSLTNNHNSSFSSRNVKNLSYSLPSYHPCSNSYDYSDQSRQSERSGLCGLSNLGNTCFMNSAVQCLSNIPPLTEYFLKDKYTDELNEDNPLGMKGEIARAYAELIKQLWSGKYSYVTPRPFKTQVGRFAPQFSGYQQQDSHELLAFLLDGLHEDLNRIRKKPYIQLKDANGRPDKVVAEEAWENHIKRNDSIIVDIFHGLFKSTLVCPVCSKVSVTFDPFCYLTLPLPMKKERTLEVYLVRLDPMAKPTQYKLTVPKVGYISDLCTSLSSLSGVPAEKMIVTDIYNHRFHRIFATNENLSSIMERDDIYVFEVAVNRVEDTDHVVIPVHLREKYKQSGYNHTSTPLFGQPFLIAVPRTLNEDKLYNMLLLRLCRFVRSPVEEDEEDCEETQPSKQHTVNGNATNGLLEEGSPSEMETDEQDDESSQDQELPSENDNSQSEDSVGGDNELENGVVGPQISTKGQQTAEHNRKRLFTFQFNNMGKTDFSLIKEDTRQIRFDEGHLRLSDRSYLSLDWEPEIKKKYFDETVVEDFDKHESMEYKPQKKAFFKLKDCIELFTTKEKLGAEDPWYCPNCKQHQQATKKLDLWSLPPVLVVHLKRFSYSRYMRDKLDSLVDFPLRDLDMSEFLINPNAGPCRYDLIAVSNHYGGMGGGHYTAYAKNKDDGKWYNFDDSSVSPASEDQIVSKAGYVLFYQRQDTVKGTGYFALDREEEEEEEEEEEGEEEEDENEDEERQEKKTASSTHGASSAATAAAAAAQNVEEDVNENRRRKNDNEQEDEEEEEEDDEEEEEEEDEEQAPNRDVAMKTN, encoded by the exons GTGGTGGAACAGGGTATGTTTGTGAAGCACTGCAAGGTGGAGGTGTACCTGACGGAGCTGAAGCTCTGTGAAGACAGCAACATGGACAATGTGATCACCAGACGTTTCAGTAAAGCTGACACAATAG ATATGAtagagaaggagatgaggaagCTGTTCAGCATTCCTGATGAGAAGGAGACCAGGCTGTGGAACAGGTACATGAGCAACACCTTTGAGCCTCTCAACAAACCTGACAGCACCATTCAAGACGCCGGCCTCTACCAAGGACAG GTTCTTGTAATAGAGCAGAAGAATGAGGATGGCACATGGCCCCGAGGCTCCACGGCACCCAA GTCATCTGGTGCTTCCAATCTCTCTGCTTTGCCAAAGATCTCGCCTTCATCTCTCACAAACAATCataacagcagcttcagcagcaggaa TGTGAAGAATTTGAGCTACAGTCTGCCGTCCTACCACCCCTGCAGCAACAGCTATGACTACTCAGACCAGAGCAGGCAGAGTGAGCGCTCGGGCCTCTGTGGACTCTCCAACCTGGGCAACACCTGCTTCATGAACTCTGCTGTGCAG TGTTTAAGCAATATCCCTCCGCTGACGGAGTACTTCCTCAAAGACAAGTACACAGACGAGCTGAATGAGGACAACCCGCTGGGCATGAAAGGGGAGATTGCCAGAGCCTACGCCGAGCTTATCAAGCAGCTGTGGTCGGGCAAATACAGCTACGTAACCCCAAGGCCTTTCAAG ACCCAGGTGGGCCGCTTCGCCCCCCAGTTCTCGGGCTACCAGCAGCAGGACTCTCATGAGCTGTTGGCCTTCCTCCTGGACGGCCTTCACGAGGACTTGAACCGCATCAGGAAGAAGCCCTACATCCAGCTAAAGGACGCTAACGGCAGGCCTGATAAG GTGGTGGCGGAGGAAGCGTGGGAGAACCACATCAAGAGAAACGACTCCATCATTGTGGACATCTTCCACGGCCTTTTCAAGTCCACCCTGGTGTGTCCTGTGTGCTCCAAGGTCTCTGTGACCTTCGATCCTTTCTGCTATCTGACCCTGCCACTTCCCATGAAGAAGGAGCGGACACTGGAGGTCTATCTAGTCAGACTGGACCCTATGGCCAAACCCACACAG tacAAGCTGACTGTGCCGAAGGTGGGCTACATCTCTGACCTGTGTACCTCCCTCTCCAGCCTGTCTGGGGTTCCTGCTGAGAAG ATGATCGTAACTGACATCTACAACCACCGTTTCCACCGGATCTTCGCCACCAACGAGAACCTCAGCAGCATCATGGAGAGAGATGATATCTACGT ATTTGAGGTGGCGGTGAACAGGGTGGAGGACACAGACCACGTAGTGATCCCAGTGCACCTGAGGGAGAAGTACAAACAGTCGGGCTACAACCACACCAGCACGCCGCTGTTCGGACAGCCCTTCCTCATCGCAGTACCCAGAACCCTCAACGAAGACAAACTCTACAACATGCTGCTTCTGCGCCTCTG CCGGTTTGTGCGGTCTCCGgtagaggaggatgaggaggactgTGAAGAGACACAGCCGTCCAAACAACACACTGTCAATGGTAATGCCACTAACGGACTGCTGGAGGAGGGGTCACCAA GTGAGATGGAGACCGATGAGCAGGACGATGAGTCCAGTCAGGATCAGGAGCTGCCCTCTGAGAACgacaacagccaatcagaggactCTGTGGGCGGGGACAACGAACTGGAGAACGGCGTGGTCGGTCCACAGATCTCCACCAAAGGCCAGCAGACGGCCGAGCACAACAGAAAGAGACTTTTTACATTCCAGTTCAATAACATGGGCAAAACGGACTTCTCGCTCATCAAGGAGGACACCAGGCAGATCCGCTTTGACGAGGGACACCTCCGACTCAGTG ACCGCTCTTATCTGTCCTTGGACTGGGAACCAGAGATCAAGAAGAAGTACTTTGACGAGACCGTTGTCGAG GACTTTGACAAGCATGAGAGCATGGAGTACAAGCCTCAGAAGAAGGCTTTCTTTAAGCTGAAGGACTGCATCGAGCTGTTCACCACAAAGGAGAAACTGGGAGCGGAGGACCCATG GTATTGTCCAAACTGTAAGCAGCACCAACAGGCCACTAAGAAGCTGGACCTGTGGTCTTTGCCGCCGGTGCTCGTGGTCCATCTGAAACGTTTCTCTTATAGCCGCTACATGAGGGATAAACTGGACTCCCTTGTTGATTTCCcactcag aGATCTGGACATGTCTGAGTTCCTGATCAACCCCAACGCTGGGCCGTGCCGCTACGACCTCATTGCTGTTTCCAACCACTATGGCGGAATGGGAGGAGGCCACT ATACTGCTTATGCTAAAAACAAAGACGATGGGAAGTGGTACAACTTTGATGACAGCAGTGTGTCTCCTGCCAGCGAAGATCAGATAGTG tcCAAAGCAGGCTACGTGTTGTTCTACCAGCGGCAGGACACGGTGAAAGGCACGGGCTACTTCGCTCTGGAccgtgaggaggaagaggaggaggaggaggaagaggagggtgaggaggaggaggacgagaaTGAGGACgaggagagacaggagaaaaagaCCGCCTCCTCCACTCATGGTGCCTCGTCGGCCGctaccgctgctgccgccgctgctcAGAACGTTGAGGAGGACGTGAACGAGAACCGGCGCAGGAAGAATGACAACGAGcaggaagacgaggaggaggaagaggaagatgatgaggaagaggaagaggaggaggacgaggaacAGGCGCCCAATCGAGATGTCGCCATGAAAACCAACTGA